A single Abditibacteriaceae bacterium DNA region contains:
- the rsmA gene encoding 16S rRNA (adenine(1518)-N(6)/adenine(1519)-N(6))-dimethyltransferase RsmA, producing MADYLFDSASPGAARALLEEIGAQPNKTLGQNFLVSGAILDRIVATSGTTSDDAVLEIGPGLGALTCRLARAADRVVAVEKDGQYVDLLHRHLPLLNLHLHHGDALRVVYSDLMLPATGVRVVANLPYFISKPMLRRLLEEWRPHLKSITVLVQREVADRIVAAPATSAYGPMGIMASLWGDATRVFDVKPGSFLPPPNVMSSVVHIEVRQTPRVELKNEPLFWRIITAAFGQRRKQLGNTLRAVQTDKEALNGWLERANIDGQRRGETLSLQEFANLSELL from the coding sequence ATGGCTGATTATCTTTTCGATTCGGCGTCGCCGGGCGCGGCGCGTGCGCTGCTGGAGGAAATCGGCGCGCAACCCAACAAAACGCTTGGCCAGAATTTTCTGGTTTCGGGTGCAATTCTCGACCGTATCGTAGCCACTTCGGGCACAACCTCCGATGATGCCGTTTTGGAAATCGGACCTGGCCTGGGCGCTCTGACCTGTCGCCTCGCGCGCGCCGCCGATCGCGTTGTCGCCGTCGAGAAAGATGGGCAGTACGTCGATTTGCTGCATCGCCATTTGCCCCTTCTCAATTTGCATTTGCATCACGGCGATGCTTTGCGAGTGGTTTATTCCGACCTGATGCTGCCCGCAACCGGCGTGCGTGTTGTCGCCAACCTGCCCTATTTCATCTCGAAGCCGATGCTGCGCCGCTTGCTCGAAGAATGGCGGCCTCACCTCAAAAGCATCACGGTTCTGGTGCAGCGTGAAGTCGCCGACCGCATTGTCGCGGCTCCGGCGACAAGTGCCTATGGCCCGATGGGAATCATGGCGAGTTTGTGGGGCGACGCCACAAGGGTTTTTGACGTTAAGCCCGGTTCGTTCCTTCCTCCGCCGAACGTAATGTCGAGCGTGGTTCACATCGAAGTGCGCCAGACGCCGCGTGTCGAACTGAAAAACGAACCCCTTTTCTGGCGCATCATCACCGCCGCGTTTGGACAGCGCCGCAAGCAACTCGGCAATACCTTGCGCGCCGTCCAAACCGATAAAGAAGCGCTCAATGGGTGGCTCGAACGGGCGAACATCGATGGGCAGCGACGTGGCGAAACCCTTTCGCTCCAAGAATTCGCCAACCTGAGCGAACTCCTATGA
- a CDS encoding NAD(P)-dependent alcohol dehydrogenase, whose product MNTMKAAVLHAVGDLRVEEMPRPHAPAPNDVQIEIGKVGICGSDVHYWQHGRIGDFVVNAPMILGHECAGTVVAVGENVTHLQPGDRVAIEPGVPRLSNAASHYYMKKGQYNLCPDIFFFATPPDHGSFCNFVNHPADFCFKLPDNVSLEEGAMIEPLSTGIYAARVAPIQMGDVVVITGAGPIGLMNLLAAKAAGAAHVLISDPVESRLQAAREIGATAAVKSAEELREATLELTDGRGADVGIEAAGHPSALNSCLQAVRAGSTVVLIGMPPEDTAQININDLIVREITLRPIFRYNNTFPTGVNLLASGKVDVKPLISKRFSLDQTPEAFQYVVDNRETCVKAIIDMA is encoded by the coding sequence ATGAACACCATGAAAGCAGCCGTACTGCACGCCGTCGGCGATTTGCGCGTGGAAGAAATGCCGCGCCCGCACGCGCCCGCGCCGAATGATGTGCAAATTGAAATCGGCAAAGTCGGTATTTGCGGCTCCGACGTGCACTACTGGCAACACGGGCGCATCGGCGATTTCGTTGTCAACGCCCCGATGATTTTGGGCCACGAATGCGCGGGAACCGTTGTTGCCGTTGGCGAAAACGTCACCCATTTGCAGCCGGGCGACCGCGTGGCGATTGAGCCGGGCGTTCCGCGCCTCAGTAACGCCGCTTCGCACTATTACATGAAGAAAGGGCAATATAACCTGTGCCCCGACATTTTCTTTTTCGCGACGCCGCCCGATCATGGCTCGTTTTGTAACTTCGTCAATCATCCGGCGGACTTTTGCTTCAAGCTGCCCGATAACGTGAGCTTGGAAGAAGGCGCGATGATTGAGCCGCTTTCCACGGGCATTTACGCCGCACGCGTCGCACCGATTCAAATGGGCGATGTTGTTGTCATAACCGGCGCAGGGCCAATTGGACTGATGAACCTGCTGGCCGCTAAAGCTGCGGGCGCGGCTCACGTCCTGATTTCCGATCCGGTTGAATCGCGCTTGCAGGCCGCGCGCGAAATTGGTGCGACGGCAGCGGTCAAAAGTGCCGAAGAACTGCGTGAAGCCACGCTCGAACTCACCGATGGGCGCGGAGCCGACGTTGGAATCGAAGCGGCGGGCCATCCCTCGGCGCTGAACAGCTGTTTGCAGGCAGTGCGTGCGGGAAGCACCGTTGTTCTTATTGGAATGCCGCCTGAAGATACGGCGCAAATCAATATCAACGACCTGATTGTGCGCGAGATTACCCTGCGCCCGATTTTTCGCTACAACAACACGTTCCCGACCGGGGTGAATTTGCTGGCGAGCGGCAAGGTCGATGTGAAGCCGCTGATTTCAAAACGATTTTCGCTCGATCAAACACCTGAAGCCTTTCAATATGTGGTGGATAATCGCGAAACCTGCGTCAAAGCGATTATTGACATGGCCTAA
- a CDS encoding TolC family protein has product MSFFVRKISPFVLPCFVFVVFVQLAFAQEPPPVPAIDAAVPSEPERSVDELIRQALARSPQLPVARAAEETARQRLGAARVFPGATLQLVPRLAGSREASDEEIVLSQSLDVFGRQRARANVASAQLRAAEAQSVLSERALIIEVKNAATQLFASQEAENLGRVQVEVAKLFRDAAARRADLGDVPPVQVQRAELELLRVQNELTGAQAERLVRRAAMNQLVGQAPETPLRVVLPNSTVLSGGQSSDASNLALANSEDLARQRKQLLPQALANRPDILGAQATLEARRAGIQLLRRERLPEVELQARRSSFGRSGSTALRAVVTIPFFGSNKRERRALEAEARGEEAQVALLQSQAAAQIEQALLRLQQQQQTVQRFRTGIVPLTLELLRKTQIGYAEGASTYLEVLEAQRTLRQVQAEYLQALVGVRTVEAQLEGALGAAPSDDLLGNVSNPVGPATPDRIAPLGTVPENVVPPVPQEPVVPFSSPDARRN; this is encoded by the coding sequence GTGTCGTTTTTCGTCCGTAAAATTTCGCCGTTTGTATTGCCGTGCTTTGTGTTTGTGGTATTCGTGCAGCTCGCGTTCGCGCAGGAACCGCCGCCCGTTCCTGCTATAGACGCGGCTGTTCCTTCCGAGCCGGAGCGTTCTGTCGATGAACTGATTCGCCAGGCACTCGCGCGGAGTCCGCAGTTACCTGTCGCACGCGCGGCAGAAGAAACGGCCCGTCAGCGTCTGGGGGCAGCGCGCGTTTTTCCAGGCGCCACGCTTCAACTTGTGCCACGCTTGGCGGGAAGTCGTGAAGCGTCTGACGAAGAAATCGTCTTGTCGCAGTCGCTGGATGTGTTCGGTCGCCAACGTGCTCGCGCGAATGTCGCTTCGGCTCAGTTGCGTGCTGCAGAAGCGCAAAGTGTCCTTTCAGAGCGTGCGCTTATTATTGAAGTGAAGAATGCTGCAACGCAACTCTTTGCCTCCCAGGAAGCCGAGAATTTGGGACGGGTGCAAGTTGAAGTTGCGAAGTTGTTCCGCGATGCCGCCGCGCGCCGCGCCGATTTGGGCGATGTGCCACCGGTTCAGGTGCAACGCGCCGAACTGGAACTGCTGCGCGTGCAAAACGAACTGACCGGTGCGCAGGCCGAACGCCTGGTGCGTCGAGCTGCGATGAATCAACTGGTCGGACAAGCGCCGGAAACGCCGTTGCGTGTGGTACTTCCGAATTCGACCGTACTTTCCGGTGGGCAATCGTCAGACGCGTCAAATCTGGCGCTTGCGAATTCGGAAGATTTGGCGCGCCAGCGCAAACAGCTTCTACCTCAGGCGTTGGCAAATCGGCCCGATATTTTGGGTGCGCAGGCTACGCTCGAAGCGCGCCGCGCCGGAATTCAATTATTGCGGCGCGAGCGATTGCCGGAAGTCGAACTGCAGGCGCGTCGTTCCTCGTTTGGCAGGAGTGGCTCGACGGCGCTTCGGGCGGTGGTAACCATCCCGTTTTTCGGCTCTAATAAGCGTGAGCGCCGCGCTCTTGAAGCCGAAGCGCGCGGCGAAGAAGCGCAAGTCGCCCTTTTGCAATCGCAGGCGGCGGCGCAAATCGAACAGGCGCTGTTGCGCTTGCAGCAGCAGCAGCAAACCGTCCAGCGTTTTCGCACCGGCATTGTTCCTCTCACGCTCGAACTGCTGCGTAAGACGCAAATCGGCTATGCCGAAGGCGCTTCGACGTATCTCGAGGTTTTGGAAGCCCAGCGCACGCTGCGGCAGGTACAAGCCGAATATTTGCAGGCTCTGGTCGGCGTGCGCACGGTGGAAGCTCAACTCGAAGGCGCACTCGGCGCTGCACCATCCGACGATTTGCTGGGCAACGTCAGCAATCCGGTTGGCCCTGCCACTCCCGACCGGATTGCACCTTTGGGAACTGTCCCCGAAAACGTTGTTCCGCCGGTGCCCCAAGAACCCGTGGTGCCTTTCTCGTCGCCGGACGCGCGCCGCAATTGA
- the def gene encoding peptide deformylase, which produces MALLPIRIWGDPILSKRAVAVDKITAEERRLIKDMIETMDSLDGAGLAAPQVGVSKRIFVFRRGDDVHALINPRIVRHEGGRKIDSEGCLSIPGVQGKVARSRRVIVTGRNEKGQTVSLECEDGDEQGRAATCVQHELDHLDGLMYIDKAEKDSIVWLVENPEPEDEDDDVLLRRTTPETIKTAYKNRRLPEGLHIADALRARIERK; this is translated from the coding sequence ATGGCTTTACTTCCGATTCGTATTTGGGGCGACCCAATTTTGTCCAAGCGTGCCGTCGCGGTCGATAAAATCACCGCTGAAGAGCGCCGCCTTATCAAAGACATGATTGAAACAATGGATTCGCTCGACGGCGCCGGTTTGGCTGCGCCTCAGGTCGGCGTTTCCAAACGCATTTTCGTTTTTCGGCGCGGCGACGATGTTCACGCGCTGATTAACCCGCGCATCGTGCGTCACGAAGGTGGCCGCAAAATCGACAGCGAAGGCTGCCTTTCGATTCCCGGCGTTCAGGGCAAAGTCGCGCGCAGCCGCCGCGTCATTGTCACGGGACGAAACGAAAAAGGTCAGACGGTTTCGCTCGAATGCGAAGATGGCGACGAGCAAGGCCGCGCCGCAACGTGTGTTCAACACGAACTCGATCACCTCGATGGCTTGATGTACATCGACAAGGCCGAGAAGGATTCCATCGTTTGGCTGGTTGAAAACCCGGAACCCGAAGACGAAGACGACGATGTGTTGCTGCGCCGCACGACACCCGAAACAATCAAAACCGCTTACAAAAACCGTCGTTTGCCTGAAGGTTTGCACATCGCCGACGCGTTGCGTGCGCGAATTGAACGCAAGTAA
- the ispE gene encoding 4-(cytidine 5'-diphospho)-2-C-methyl-D-erythritol kinase, whose product MIHVRAACKINLSLDVLALRSDGYHELSSIVHTVGLWDELQIVAGQNGFKSNVDLPDDNLCTRAATRWFEALGEGAAFSTVHISLQKHLPIGAGIGGGSGNAAAVLLALNALQAEHSADGIDDEKLHRIAAKLGADVPLFLRGGCQLMEGIGEKLSPLPPQDFWIVLLKPPVFGDTRAVFRQWDEVQPASLRATPTLTSAIRSRDIEKIAASVGNDLTDAAKQSGQPVEATLQYLRGSGAIGASLSGSGAACFGIFEDKTAARAALAQLQASLDAEWFVAAAPLCARGVEIV is encoded by the coding sequence ATGATACATGTGCGTGCGGCGTGCAAAATCAACCTTTCGCTCGATGTCCTCGCACTGCGCAGCGATGGCTACCACGAGTTGTCCAGCATCGTTCACACCGTCGGTTTGTGGGACGAACTCCAAATCGTAGCTGGCCAAAACGGATTCAAGAGCAACGTCGATCTACCCGACGACAACCTTTGCACGCGTGCCGCAACGCGTTGGTTTGAAGCTCTTGGCGAAGGTGCCGCGTTTTCGACCGTACATATTTCACTTCAAAAGCATTTGCCCATCGGTGCAGGCATCGGAGGCGGCAGCGGTAACGCCGCAGCCGTCTTACTCGCGCTTAATGCGTTGCAGGCAGAACACAGTGCCGACGGAATTGACGATGAGAAACTGCATCGTATCGCGGCAAAGCTAGGCGCCGACGTGCCATTATTTTTACGTGGTGGCTGTCAGCTTATGGAAGGAATCGGCGAGAAGCTTTCCCCTCTACCGCCGCAGGATTTCTGGATTGTTTTGCTCAAGCCGCCGGTCTTTGGCGACACGCGCGCTGTGTTTCGGCAGTGGGATGAAGTGCAACCTGCGTCGCTTCGGGCAACGCCAACGCTGACAAGCGCGATTCGGAGCAGAGACATCGAAAAAATCGCGGCGAGTGTGGGAAACGACCTCACCGATGCGGCAAAACAAAGCGGCCAACCCGTTGAAGCGACGCTGCAGTATCTTCGCGGAAGCGGCGCAATCGGTGCCAGTTTGTCGGGCAGCGGTGCGGCGTGTTTCGGAATTTTCGAGGACAAAACGGCGGCGCGCGCGGCCCTGGCTCAATTGCAGGCCTCACTTGATGCTGAGTGGTTTGTGGCTGCTGCGCCGCTTTGCGCACGCGGCGTCGAAATAGTTTAA
- a CDS encoding GtrA family protein, which produces MNSPPARPSRGPAANIALRQFVKFCIVGASNFVLDAGSAYVLTFIFHLDWPIAKTISFLIAVTNSFFWNSRWTFRALDKAKQHQQYLVFVSINIVGWLLNLAIMSVVFRLMTGSWLLGKPDKLHWLIATLIATSIVVAWNFTANKRWTFKA; this is translated from the coding sequence ATGAATTCTCCTCCGGCACGGCCCTCGCGTGGCCCTGCGGCCAATATAGCGCTGCGCCAGTTCGTAAAATTCTGTATCGTGGGCGCCAGCAACTTTGTTCTCGATGCAGGCTCGGCGTACGTTCTGACTTTTATTTTTCATCTCGATTGGCCGATTGCAAAAACGATTTCTTTTCTCATCGCCGTCACCAATTCATTTTTCTGGAATTCGCGCTGGACGTTCCGCGCTCTCGATAAAGCCAAACAGCATCAGCAATACTTGGTTTTCGTCTCGATCAACATTGTCGGCTGGCTGCTTAATCTGGCAATTATGAGTGTTGTTTTTCGCCTGATGACCGGAAGCTGGCTGCTCGGCAAGCCCGACAAATTGCACTGGCTGATTGCAACTCTCATCGCAACAAGTATTGTGGTTGCGTGGAACTTCACAGCGAACAAACGTTGGACTTTTAAAGCGTGA
- the rsmB gene encoding 16S rRNA (cytosine(967)-C(5))-methyltransferase RsmB yields MNSSPHPRTAARRAAIEALVAVERDGAVLNAALERGGSAPFARELAAGVMRNRALIDWTLASLLKKPLEKLDAPIRAILRCACLERAWLQTPPQAVGNEYAGLARALKLSSASGLVNAIARRLPDTPRTPPSEKKAALHLATKFSHPQWLVERWLKRLGFDECGTLLEANNQRAALAVRVNDLKTSRDEVRSNLAALELNVRESELSPLALLVEDAGSPLNWPQWTLGEVIAQDEAAQLVSIEAAPQPGQTVLDLCAAPGGKSTHCAQIMKNEGRVVACDVAPGRVKLITQNAERLGLSIIEPRTADALAVNEPQADVVLLDAPCLGSGTLRRRPEARWNKTPEQLCELVGLQRALLTAAARLVKPGGILIYSTCSLEAEENSEQAAWFLTKFPDWRGEPQEFLPALRTPEGWLQTWPHRDGCDGMFCARFRAPA; encoded by the coding sequence ATGAATTCCTCACCTCATCCGCGTACAGCGGCGCGGCGCGCGGCCATTGAAGCTCTGGTAGCTGTCGAACGTGACGGAGCAGTTCTCAACGCGGCGTTGGAGCGCGGCGGTTCAGCGCCGTTTGCACGCGAACTGGCGGCAGGTGTGATGCGCAATCGGGCGTTGATCGACTGGACGCTTGCTTCCCTGCTGAAAAAACCACTCGAAAAACTCGATGCGCCGATTCGTGCCATTTTACGGTGCGCGTGTCTGGAGCGGGCCTGGCTGCAAACGCCGCCTCAAGCCGTTGGCAACGAATACGCAGGATTGGCGCGCGCGCTTAAGCTGTCATCGGCTTCGGGTTTGGTGAATGCGATAGCGCGTCGCCTGCCCGACACGCCGCGTACGCCGCCATCAGAAAAGAAAGCCGCCTTGCATCTGGCGACCAAGTTTTCGCACCCTCAGTGGCTGGTGGAGCGCTGGCTGAAGCGTCTTGGATTTGATGAATGTGGGACCCTTCTCGAAGCGAACAATCAGCGCGCGGCATTAGCGGTGCGCGTGAACGATTTGAAAACCTCGCGTGACGAAGTACGGTCGAATCTCGCTGCTTTGGAGTTGAATGTCCGCGAGAGCGAATTGTCACCGCTTGCGCTCCTCGTCGAAGATGCCGGTTCGCCGTTGAACTGGCCGCAGTGGACACTGGGCGAAGTCATCGCGCAGGATGAAGCGGCGCAACTGGTGTCGATTGAGGCTGCACCACAGCCGGGGCAAACCGTTCTCGATTTGTGCGCTGCGCCGGGCGGCAAAAGCACGCACTGCGCCCAAATCATGAAAAACGAGGGCCGTGTTGTCGCGTGCGATGTTGCACCGGGACGCGTGAAGCTCATCACACAAAACGCCGAGCGACTAGGGCTTTCAATTATCGAACCACGAACCGCCGATGCTCTCGCGGTGAACGAGCCTCAGGCCGATGTTGTCCTGCTAGATGCGCCCTGTCTCGGGAGCGGGACATTGCGCCGCCGTCCCGAAGCGCGGTGGAATAAAACTCCCGAACAGTTGTGCGAACTGGTGGGGCTGCAGCGCGCGTTACTCACAGCTGCGGCGCGCCTCGTTAAGCCCGGTGGCATTCTGATTTATTCAACGTGTTCGCTCGAAGCCGAAGAAAACAGCGAGCAAGCCGCGTGGTTTTTGACGAAATTTCCCGATTGGCGCGGAGAACCGCAAGAATTCCTCCCTGCGTTGCGCACACCGGAAGGTTGGCTGCAAACATGGCCTCACCGCGATGGCTGCGACGGAATGTTTTGTGCTCGTTTTCGCGCACCTGCTTGA
- a CDS encoding nuclear transport factor 2 family protein translates to MEEIEQRQQENAALIQALYAAFEQRDIAGIVELLADDIDWLFFGPSEIPFAGHYRGHAEVAGFFEKALGTSDFLVFEPREVIPGFTNVLVQGFERVRARSTDRIWETDWAHVFTIADGKIVKLREYYDTAVMVEAFRSE, encoded by the coding sequence ATGGAAGAAATCGAACAGCGTCAACAAGAAAACGCCGCTTTAATCCAGGCGTTGTACGCCGCTTTTGAACAGCGCGATATCGCAGGAATCGTTGAACTTCTCGCCGACGACATCGACTGGCTGTTTTTCGGCCCCTCCGAGATTCCGTTTGCAGGCCATTATCGCGGGCATGCGGAAGTCGCGGGCTTTTTCGAGAAAGCCCTTGGCACTTCGGACTTCCTCGTTTTCGAGCCGCGCGAAGTCATCCCCGGTTTTACCAATGTTCTCGTGCAAGGCTTTGAGCGTGTCCGCGCCCGATCAACCGACCGCATCTGGGAAACCGACTGGGCGCACGTCTTTACAATTGCCGACGGCAAAATTGTCAAGCTGCGCGAGTATTACGACACCGCCGTGATGGTCGAAGCATTTCGCAGCGAGTAG
- the lepB gene encoding signal peptidase I: MSSATSQPSSSKWVTYAIEGFILVLALALGLTIRLAVLETAIVVSGSMEPTINIGDRLLVDHRATLSGNWKRGDIIFFDAPEDWGGVDTLTKRVIGLPGETVSVEANRVLINGRELPEPYVRRTKPEIEQKLLLRENEYFVMGDNRDNSEDSRELGPVGDKDIHGRAIFRLWPFGRFGRLPKTTYPF, encoded by the coding sequence ATGTCCTCGGCAACTTCTCAACCATCCAGCAGCAAGTGGGTCACTTACGCCATTGAAGGTTTTATTCTTGTCTTGGCGCTCGCTCTGGGCCTGACGATTCGGCTTGCCGTTCTCGAAACCGCGATTGTTGTTTCCGGTTCGATGGAGCCGACAATAAATATTGGCGACCGTTTACTGGTCGATCACCGCGCAACGTTGAGCGGAAATTGGAAGCGCGGCGACATCATCTTTTTTGATGCACCCGAAGACTGGGGCGGCGTCGACACTCTCACCAAACGCGTCATTGGTTTGCCCGGTGAAACAGTCAGCGTGGAAGCAAACCGTGTTCTAATCAATGGCAGGGAACTTCCCGAACCGTATGTGCGCCGCACCAAGCCTGAAATCGAGCAAAAGTTGCTGCTGCGAGAAAACGAATATTTCGTGATGGGCGACAATCGCGATAACTCGGAAGATTCGCGCGAGCTTGGCCCCGTCGGCGATAAGGACATCCACGGACGCGCGATTTTTCGTTTGTGGCCCTTCGGACGTTTTGGCCGTCTACCGAAAACGACTTATCCCTTTTAG
- the fmt gene encoding methionyl-tRNA formyltransferase — protein MKLIFMGTPALAVPSLEMLHAEHEILCVVTQPDKPAGRSKTPQPSAVKTWALEHGLAVAQPERARNEEFVEEMRALEPDAMAVVAYGQILPRSLLELAPRGCVNAHFSLLPRWRGAAPVQHALISGDRVTGVTTQWMAEKLDSGDVIVRRELEILPGETTADLWNRLTPFGAETLRDTMRLIEAGNAPREPQNEAEITWAPQLSREDGRLDWTQDARALENRVRGTNPWPGAWTTFRGATVKIWRARAEERPCCAAGELCTTDAVRIGCGQGSLVLEEIQPEGRPRMKPLDWARGARLEKGDRCE, from the coding sequence ATGAAACTCATCTTTATGGGCACGCCTGCCCTTGCCGTGCCGTCGCTCGAAATGCTGCACGCGGAGCACGAAATTCTGTGCGTTGTCACGCAGCCCGACAAGCCTGCCGGACGTAGCAAAACGCCGCAACCGAGCGCGGTTAAGACGTGGGCACTGGAACATGGCCTGGCGGTGGCGCAGCCCGAACGCGCGCGCAATGAGGAGTTCGTTGAAGAAATGCGCGCGCTCGAGCCCGACGCGATGGCCGTCGTGGCTTACGGCCAGATTCTGCCACGCTCCCTTCTCGAACTCGCGCCGCGCGGCTGTGTCAATGCGCATTTCTCGCTTCTTCCTCGCTGGCGCGGCGCGGCTCCGGTGCAGCACGCGCTGATTTCGGGCGACCGAGTGACCGGCGTCACAACGCAGTGGATGGCGGAAAAACTCGATTCGGGTGATGTTATTGTGCGCCGTGAGTTGGAAATTTTGCCGGGCGAGACCACCGCTGATTTATGGAATCGCCTCACGCCCTTTGGAGCCGAGACATTGCGCGACACGATGCGCCTCATCGAAGCGGGTAACGCGCCGCGTGAGCCGCAGAACGAAGCTGAAATTACCTGGGCGCCACAGCTGTCACGCGAAGATGGCCGCCTCGACTGGACGCAAGACGCGCGTGCACTGGAAAATCGGGTGCGCGGTACGAATCCATGGCCGGGCGCGTGGACCACCTTTCGCGGCGCGACCGTGAAAATCTGGCGCGCGCGCGCCGAAGAAAGGCCGTGTTGCGCCGCCGGCGAACTCTGCACGACCGACGCCGTGCGCATTGGCTGCGGCCAAGGCTCGTTGGTGTTAGAAGAAATCCAGCCCGAAGGACGTCCGCGCATGAAACCGCTCGATTGGGCACGTGGCGCGCGACTGGAAAAAGGCGACCGCTGCGAATAG
- a CDS encoding (2Fe-2S) ferredoxin domain-containing protein has protein sequence MGKKAVNAKYAVFCCGGGDCIKRGAKDVMKAMRAELKEQGMKGDVAITKTHCNGMCKAGPILVVCSGGCVHGGCGKECGIVWYEKLDEKDARKIVTSHLRDGVALESKRKSELIQIEVPEE, from the coding sequence ATGGGTAAAAAAGCTGTCAACGCGAAGTACGCCGTTTTCTGCTGCGGCGGGGGTGACTGCATCAAGCGCGGCGCCAAAGATGTGATGAAAGCGATGCGCGCCGAACTGAAAGAGCAGGGGATGAAGGGCGATGTCGCCATCACGAAAACGCACTGCAACGGCATGTGCAAAGCGGGGCCGATTCTGGTGGTGTGTTCGGGTGGCTGCGTTCATGGCGGCTGCGGGAAAGAGTGCGGCATCGTGTGGTACGAAAAGCTCGATGAAAAAGATGCTCGGAAAATTGTCACCAGCCATCTGCGCGATGGGGTCGCTCTCGAATCGAAGCGGAAATCCGAGCTGATTCAAATCGAAGTACCCGAAGAATAG